In Streptomyces sp. SID8374, one genomic interval encodes:
- a CDS encoding penicillin-binding transpeptidase domain-containing protein: MRSGAKVAVVGGVFVLVAGGVGYGAYSVLGGDGDGGGKVASRNATPEVRTGPPSAEEITEASKSFFDAWAAGDAASAALLTNNEAGAEPVLASYGEAAHIGKVKITPGPAVGTKVPFTVKATVSYGGKSKPLSYASELTVVRGLTTGKALVDWEPTVVHPQLTEGATLKTGESSTAAIEAVDRNGTVLTKEKYPSLGPILDTLRQKYGATSGGSPGIETWIEAARDGQADISLLTLAKGKPGKVQTTLDAGAQAAAEQAVKKFAQASVVAVKPSTGAIRAVANNPATEFNVAMQGKQAPGSTLKIMTAALLLEKGLVTANGAAECPKDAMWQGRSFHNLNNFSLPDGSSFTQSFAQSCNTAFIKLIDDVNDDSALAKEARDVFGIGLDWKTGVVSTDGSVPEEVGGEAAAQYIGQGTVQMNALNMASITATAITGTFQQPVIVPKSLDNRELAHASRSLSPSVVQQLKTMMRATAAWGTGAKPMATVGGDKGAKTGSAEVDGQETSNSWFTGFSNDLAAAAVVQTGGHGGDAAGPVVAEVLRAGG; this comes from the coding sequence ATGCGCAGTGGAGCGAAGGTCGCCGTGGTCGGCGGAGTGTTCGTCCTGGTGGCCGGCGGGGTCGGCTACGGGGCGTACAGCGTGCTCGGAGGTGACGGCGACGGGGGCGGCAAGGTGGCCTCCCGGAACGCCACACCCGAGGTGAGGACGGGGCCGCCCAGCGCGGAGGAGATAACCGAGGCGTCGAAGTCCTTCTTCGACGCCTGGGCGGCCGGGGACGCCGCGAGCGCGGCCCTCCTCACCAACAACGAGGCCGGCGCGGAGCCCGTACTCGCCTCGTACGGCGAGGCCGCCCACATCGGCAAGGTGAAGATCACCCCGGGGCCGGCCGTCGGCACGAAGGTGCCCTTCACCGTCAAGGCCACCGTCTCCTACGGCGGGAAGTCCAAGCCCCTGTCGTACGCCTCCGAGCTCACCGTCGTCCGCGGGCTGACGACCGGGAAGGCCCTGGTCGACTGGGAACCCACCGTCGTACACCCCCAGTTGACCGAGGGCGCGACGCTGAAGACCGGCGAGTCGTCGACGGCGGCCATCGAGGCCGTGGACCGCAACGGCACCGTGCTCACCAAGGAGAAGTACCCCTCCCTCGGGCCGATCCTGGACACCCTGCGCCAGAAGTACGGTGCGACCTCGGGCGGTTCGCCGGGCATCGAGACCTGGATCGAAGCCGCCAGGGACGGGCAGGCCGACATCAGCCTGCTGACCCTCGCCAAGGGCAAGCCCGGCAAGGTGCAGACGACACTCGACGCGGGCGCCCAGGCGGCGGCCGAGCAGGCGGTGAAGAAGTTCGCGCAGGCGTCGGTGGTCGCGGTGAAGCCGTCCACCGGGGCGATCCGCGCGGTGGCCAACAACCCGGCGACCGAGTTCAACGTGGCGATGCAGGGCAAGCAGGCGCCCGGGTCGACGCTGAAGATCATGACGGCCGCCCTGCTGCTGGAGAAGGGGCTCGTCACCGCGAACGGGGCGGCGGAATGCCCCAAGGACGCCATGTGGCAGGGGCGTTCGTTCCACAACCTGAACAACTTCTCGCTGCCTGACGGCTCCTCGTTCACCCAGAGCTTCGCCCAGTCCTGCAACACGGCCTTCATCAAGCTGATCGACGACGTGAACGACGACTCGGCGCTCGCCAAGGAGGCGCGGGACGTCTTCGGGATCGGCCTGGACTGGAAGACGGGCGTCGTCTCCACCGACGGCAGCGTTCCGGAGGAGGTGGGCGGCGAGGCCGCGGCCCAGTACATCGGGCAGGGCACCGTCCAGATGAACGCCCTCAACATGGCCTCCATCACCGCCACCGCCATCACCGGCACTTTCCAGCAGCCGGTCATCGTCCCGAAGTCCCTGGACAACCGGGAGCTGGCCCATGCCTCGCGCTCGCTGTCCCCCTCCGTCGTCCAGCAGCTGAAGACGATGATGCGGGCCACGGCCGCCTGGGGGACGGGCGCCAAGCCCATGGCCACCGTGGGCGGCGACAAGGGCGCGAAGACCGGGTCGGCCGAGGTGGACGGGCAGGAGACCTCGAACAGCTGGTTCACCGGCTTCAGCAACGACCTCGCAGCGGCGGCGGTCGTCCAGACCGGCGGCCACGGCGGCGACGCGGCGGGCCCGGTGGTCGCGGAGGTGCTGCGCGCGGGCGGCTGA